A region from the Zonotrichia leucophrys gambelii isolate GWCS_2022_RI chromosome 21, RI_Zleu_2.0, whole genome shotgun sequence genome encodes:
- the H6PD gene encoding GDH/6PGL endoplasmic bifunctional protein translates to MLGRVLCTVLLVGALPPPAGASQGHISVILLGATGDLAKKYLWQGLFQLYRDQVSSGHSFTFHGGALAALEPGQRLMFDVLKKLSCPPDEPPNRCAVLKDQFLKLSQYHQLKTAENYTALNREIETLLSQEGLEEAGRIFYFSVPPFAYTEIAGHINGSCRPRAGAWLRVVLEKPFGHDLPSAQQLAAQLAGFFREEEMYRVDHYLGKQAVAHILPFRDQNRQFLDPIWNRHHVERVEVVLKETVDAKGRTSFYEQYGVIRDVLQNHLTEALLFLIMELPANVSSAQEVVQHKLQTFQALWGLQRSSAVLGQYQAYDSQVQEELPEARGHVSTTPTFAGVLIHSHSLRWEGVPFLLTSGKALDERVGYARVLFRNRAYCPQSGTLRDAGHSQCKPKQIIFYFGHGALNTPAVLVSRNLFQPAMPKDSWKEAGARSDLHIFGQPLSDFYMYSPVKERDAYSVLISHIYHGRKDFFITTESLLASWAFWTPLLDSTSRLPPRLYPGGVENQQLLDFEMVAGGVEFSLAEPAELLHPGGQMPSEFRAIQSQFRQSPLVSAWAEELIARLASDMEAAAVQSVARSGQFHLALSGGSSPVGLFQRLARHHHGFPWQHSHVWLADERCVPLTDSESNFQGLQRHLLQHVRVPYLNIHPMPVHLNRRLCVEEDGGAELYAQDIAALVANASFDLVLLGVGTDGHTASLFPRSEHGLEGAPTVVLTESPVKPHQRMSLSLPLINRARQVFVLVLGRGKHDITTLLSRVGREPHKWPISGVSPSSGQLVWYVDYEALMG, encoded by the exons ATGCTGGGAAGGGTCCTGTGCACGGTGCTGTTGGTGGGagccctgccacccccagctggagcctcccagggccacaTCTCCGTGATCCTGCTGGGAGCCACGGGGGATTTGGCCAAGAAGTATTTGTGGCAGGGTCTGTTCCAGCTCTACAGGGACCAAGTGAGCAGCGGCCACAGCTTCACGTTCCACGGGGGggccctggcagctctggagccGGGGCAGAGGCTGATGTTTGACGTGCTGAAGAAGCTGTCCTGTCCCCCCGACGAGCCTCCCAACCGCTGCGCCGTGCTCAAGGACCAGTTCCTGAAGCTCAGCCAGTACCACCAGCTGAAAACTGCCGAGAATTACACAGCTCTGAACAGGGAGATCGAGACCCTGCtcagccaggaggggctggaggaggctggCAGGATCTTCTACTTCTCCGTGCCGCCCTTTGCCTACACGGAGATCGCGGGGCACATCAACGGCAGCTGCCGGCCGCGCGCCGGGGCCTGGCTGCGCGTGGTGCTGGAAAAGCCCTTTGGCCACGACCTGCCCTCGGCACAGCAGCTggctgcacagctggcaggCTTCTTCAGGGAGGAGGAGATGTACCGAGTGGACCATTACCTGGGCAAGCag GCTGTGGCCCATATCCTGCCCTTTCGGGATCAGAACCGACAGTTTCTGGACCCCATTTGGAACCGGCACCATGTGGAAAGAGTGGAGGTTGTCTTGAAGGAGACTGTGGATGCTAAAG GGCGCACCAGCTTCTACGAGCAGTACGGGGTGATCCGGGACGTGCTGCAGAACCACCTCACCGAGGCCCTCCTGTTCCTCATCATGGAGCTCCCTGCCAACGTCAGCAGCGCCCAGGAGGTGGTGCAGCACAAGCTGCAGACCTTCCAGGCCctgtgggggctgcagaggagcagtgctgtgctgggacagtaCCAGGCCTACGACAGccaggtgcaggaggagctgcccgAGGCTCGGGGCCACGTCAGCACCACGCCGACCTTTGCAG GGGTGCTGatccacagccacagcctgcgCTGGGAAGGGGTCCCGTTCCTGCTCACCTCGGGGAAGGCTCTGGATGAGCGGGTGGGCTATGCCCGCGTGCTCTTCAGGAACAGGGCCTACTGCCCCCAGAGTGGCACGCTGAGGGACgcagggcacagccagtgcAAACCCAAGCAGATCATCTTCTACTTCGGGCACGGCGCTCTCAACACCCCCGCAGTGCTGGTGAGCAGGAACCTCTTCCAGCCTGCCATGCCCAAGGACAGCTGGAAGGAAGCAGGAGCTCGCTCAGACCTGCACATCTTTGGGCAGCCGCTGTCTGATTTCTACATGTACAGCCCTGTCAAGGAGAGGGATGCCTATTCCGTCCTCATCTCCCACATCTACCACGGcaggaaggatttcttcatCACCACGGAGAGCCTGCTGGCCTCCTGGGCCTTCTGGACGCCTCTGCTGGACAGCACGTCCCGGCTGCCCCCGCGCCTCTACCCCGGCGGCGTGGagaaccagcagctgctggacttTGAGATGGTGGCCGGGGGAGTGGAGTTCAGCCTGGCAGAGccggcagagctgctgcacccCGGCGGGCAGATGCCAAGTGAGTTCAGGGCCATCCAGTCCCAGTTCCGGCAGAGTCCCCTGGTGTCGGCCTGGGCCGAGGAGCTGATTGCCCGCCTGGCCTCCGACATGGAGGCGGCGGCCGTGCAGAGCGTGGCTCGCTCGGGGCAGTTCCACCTGGCCCTGTCGGGCGGCTCCAGCCCCGTGGGGCTGTTCCAGCGCCTGGCCAGGCACCACCACGGCttcccctggcagcacagccacgTGTGGCTGGCGGACGAGCGCTGCGTGCCCCTGACGGACAGCGAGTCCAACTTCCAGGGCCTGCAGCGGCACCTGCTGCAGCACGTCAGGGTGCCCTACCTCAACATCCACCCCATGCCCGTGCACCTCAACCGCCGCCTCTGCGTGGAGGAGGACGGCGGCGCCGAGCTCTACGCCCAGGACATCGCGGCCCTGGTGGCCAACGCCAGCTTCgacctggtgctgctgggcgTGGGCACGGACGGACACACGGCCTCGCTGTTCCCCCGCTCCGAGCACGGCCTGGAAGGGGCCCCCACGGTGGTGCTGACCGAGAGCCCCGTGAAGCCCCACCAGAGGATGAGCCTCAGCCTGCCCCTCATCAACAGGGCCAGGCAGGTGTTcgtgctggtgctgggcaggggcaaGCACGACATCACCACACTGCTCAGCAGGGTGGGCCGCGAGCCCCACAAGTGGCCCATCTCGGGGGTCAGCCCCAGCTCCGGCCAGCTCGTCTGGTACGTGGATTATGAGGCTCTGATGGGGTGA